The Pseudomonas sp. G2-4 genome window below encodes:
- a CDS encoding formimidoylglutamate deiminase, which translates to MSAFFAERALLPSGWANDVRLEVDAKGVLTHVQADSHADGAERLGGPLLPGMPNLHSHAFQRAMAGLAEVAGNPNDSFWTWRDLMYRLVGKISPDQLGIIARQLYIEMLKAGYTSVAEFHYVHHDTDGAPYADPAELALRISHAASAAGIGLTLLPVLYSHSGFGGQAPNDGQRRFINSTENYLKLQSRLQPILAGQPVQALGLCFHSLRAVTPGQIQEVLAASDRHCPVHIHIAEQQKEVDDCLSWSGARPLQWLYENAEVDQRWCLVHATHADAHEVSLMANSRAIAGLCLTTEANLGDGIFPAVDFLVQGGRLGIGSDSHVSLSVVEELRWLEYGQRLRDQRRNRLYRTDQPMVGRTLFDAALEGGAQALGQPVGALEIGKRADWLVLDGKDPYLATAQGDGILNRWLFAGGDRQVRDVMVGGQWVVRDGRHAMEEQSARAFTRVLRELLG; encoded by the coding sequence ATGTCCGCCTTCTTTGCCGAACGCGCACTGCTGCCTAGTGGATGGGCCAATGATGTACGTCTTGAAGTCGACGCCAAGGGCGTCCTGACTCATGTCCAGGCCGATTCTCACGCAGACGGTGCCGAACGGCTGGGCGGTCCGCTGCTGCCGGGCATGCCGAACCTGCACTCCCACGCCTTCCAGCGCGCCATGGCCGGACTGGCGGAAGTGGCGGGTAATCCCAACGACAGTTTCTGGACATGGCGCGACTTGATGTACCGTCTCGTCGGAAAAATCAGCCCCGATCAACTCGGCATCATCGCCCGACAGCTGTACATCGAGATGCTCAAGGCCGGTTACACCTCGGTCGCCGAGTTCCACTATGTGCATCACGACACCGACGGCGCGCCTTACGCCGATCCGGCGGAGCTGGCCCTGCGCATCAGTCACGCCGCCAGCGCCGCCGGCATCGGCCTGACGCTGCTGCCGGTGCTCTACAGCCATTCCGGTTTTGGCGGCCAGGCACCCAATGACGGACAGCGGCGCTTCATCAACAGCACCGAAAACTACTTGAAGCTTCAATCACGCTTGCAGCCGATCCTGGCCGGACAACCGGTTCAGGCGTTGGGTTTGTGCTTTCACTCTTTACGTGCCGTGACGCCTGGGCAGATCCAAGAGGTGCTGGCCGCGAGCGACCGTCATTGCCCGGTGCACATCCATATCGCCGAACAGCAAAAGGAAGTCGACGACTGCCTGAGCTGGAGCGGCGCCCGTCCACTGCAATGGCTGTACGAAAATGCCGAGGTGGATCAGCGTTGGTGCCTGGTCCACGCCACCCACGCCGATGCTCACGAAGTCAGCCTCATGGCCAACAGCCGGGCGATTGCCGGTCTGTGCCTGACCACCGAAGCCAATCTGGGCGACGGTATTTTCCCGGCCGTGGACTTCCTCGTTCAGGGTGGACGCCTGGGCATTGGTTCCGACAGCCACGTATCGCTGAGCGTGGTGGAGGAATTGCGCTGGCTGGAATATGGCCAACGCTTGCGGGATCAACGGCGCAATCGGTTGTACCGGACAGATCAGCCGATGGTCGGTCGCACCTTGTTTGATGCGGCGCTGGAGGGTGGTGCCCAGGCCCTGGGGCAACCGGTCGGCGCCCTCGAAATCGGCAAGCGCGCCGACTGGCTGGTGCTCGATGGCAAAGATCCGTACCTAGCCACGGCCCAGGGCGACGGGATTCTGAATCGCTGGTTGTTTGCCGGCGGGGATCGTCAGGTACGCGACGTGATGGTCGGCGGCCAATGGGTTGTGCGGGACGGGCGTCATGCCATGGAAGAGCAAAGCGCCCGGGCGTTTACCCGGGTATTGCGCGAACTCCTGGGCTGA
- a CDS encoding lipocalin family protein produces the protein MMRLLLVLLAGLFLAGCATSGEDPLAPKTVNSVNLKRYQGTWYELARLPMYFQRNCAQSEAHYTLKPDGNVGVLNRCLTSDWQWEEAKGTATPQVPGKTDKLWVEFDNWFSRIVPGVAKGQYWVLYVSDDYKTAIVGDPSRRYMWLLSRTPTVNSVVREELLSKARQQGYDTTRLIWRASDRQMAKTSD, from the coding sequence ATGATGCGGTTATTGTTAGTGCTTTTAGCTGGCCTGTTTTTGGCTGGCTGTGCCACTTCTGGCGAAGACCCGTTGGCACCCAAGACTGTCAATAGTGTCAACCTCAAGCGTTACCAAGGGACCTGGTACGAGTTGGCCCGTCTGCCGATGTATTTCCAGCGCAACTGTGCGCAATCCGAAGCTCACTACACCCTCAAGCCTGACGGCAATGTGGGCGTGCTCAATCGCTGCCTGACGTCTGACTGGCAGTGGGAAGAAGCCAAGGGCACTGCTACACCGCAAGTGCCGGGCAAGACCGATAAGCTCTGGGTCGAGTTCGACAACTGGTTTTCGCGGATCGTGCCGGGCGTGGCGAAAGGACAGTACTGGGTGCTGTACGTCAGCGACGACTACAAGACCGCCATCGTCGGTGACCCGAGCCGCCGTTATATGTGGCTGCTGTCCCGTACGCCGACCGTCAACAGCGTTGTGCGCGAAGAACTGCTGAGCAAGGCGCGTCAGCAGGGCTATGACACGACACGGCTGATCTGGCGCGCGTCGGATCGGCAGATGGCCAAGACTTCGGATTAA
- the hutC gene encoding histidine utilization repressor yields MGDSPAPLYARVKQMITQQIDSGNWPPHYRVPSESELVSQLGFSRMTINRALREMTADGLLVRMQGVGTFVAEPKSQSALFEVHNIADEIASRGHRHTCQVITLEEEAAGSERALALDMREGQKVFHSLIVHFENDIPVQIEDRFVNALVAPDYLKQNFTLQTPYAYLNQVAPLTEGEHVVEAILAESSECKLLQIERGEPCLLIRRRTWSGRQPVTAARLIHPGSRHRLEGRFHK; encoded by the coding sequence ATGGGTGACAGTCCGGCGCCCTTGTACGCCCGCGTCAAACAGATGATTACCCAGCAGATCGACAGTGGGAACTGGCCGCCGCATTACCGCGTGCCGTCGGAAAGCGAACTGGTCAGCCAGCTGGGTTTCAGCCGCATGACCATCAACCGCGCCCTGCGGGAAATGACCGCCGATGGTCTGTTGGTGCGCATGCAGGGTGTTGGCACATTCGTGGCCGAGCCCAAGAGTCAGTCGGCGTTGTTCGAAGTGCATAACATCGCCGACGAAATTGCCTCCCGTGGTCATCGCCACACTTGCCAGGTCATCACCCTGGAAGAAGAGGCAGCCGGTTCCGAGCGCGCCCTGGCCCTGGACATGCGTGAAGGGCAGAAGGTGTTCCACTCCTTGATCGTGCATTTTGAAAACGACATTCCCGTGCAGATCGAGGACCGTTTCGTCAACGCACTGGTGGCGCCGGACTACCTCAAGCAAAACTTCACTTTGCAAACGCCTTACGCCTATCTGAACCAGGTCGCACCGCTGACCGAAGGCGAGCATGTGGTCGAAGCGATTCTCGCCGAGTCGAGCGAATGCAAACTGCTGCAGATCGAACGGGGCGAGCCGTGCCTGCTGATCCGCCGCCGGACCTGGTCCGGGCGCCAGCCGGTGACCGCAGCACGGCTGATTCACCCGGGTTCCCGCCATCGTCTGGAAGGTCGTTTTCATAAATGA
- a CDS encoding DUF924 family protein, with amino-acid sequence MAEPWQPLLDWWFGSAGTPDEIAAEKGKLWFGKRHDRQAYERFGDQVERALAGGLTDWAQRPEGWLALVLLLDQLPRMIFRDTPKAFSGDLRVQALVAQGMAAGFDRQLKPIQRVFIYLVLEHCENLAVQNEAVSRFIDLVREQPEAERAVFEDNLDYAERHQKIISRFGRFPHRNAVLGRESTAEEMEFLNRPGSRF; translated from the coding sequence ATGGCCGAGCCCTGGCAGCCGTTGCTCGATTGGTGGTTTGGTTCAGCCGGCACGCCGGACGAAATAGCCGCTGAGAAGGGCAAGCTGTGGTTCGGCAAACGCCATGATCGCCAGGCGTATGAGCGCTTTGGCGATCAGGTCGAGCGGGCCCTGGCCGGCGGATTGACCGACTGGGCGCAACGCCCGGAAGGTTGGCTGGCCCTGGTGCTGCTGCTCGATCAACTCCCGCGGATGATCTTTCGCGACACACCGAAAGCCTTTTCCGGTGACCTGCGCGTCCAAGCGCTGGTGGCCCAAGGCATGGCTGCGGGTTTCGACCGGCAACTCAAACCCATCCAGCGCGTCTTCATCTACCTGGTACTCGAGCACTGCGAAAACCTGGCGGTGCAGAACGAGGCCGTGTCGCGGTTCATCGACCTGGTCCGGGAGCAACCGGAGGCGGAGCGGGCGGTGTTTGAAGACAACTTGGATTATGCCGAGCGGCACCAGAAGATCATTTCGCGGTTTGGACGGTTTCCCCATCGCAATGCGGTGTTGGGGCGCGAGTCTACGGCTGAGGAAATGGAGTTTTTGAACAGGCCAGGGTCGCGATTTTGA
- a CDS encoding DUF3999 domain-containing protein, which translates to MSRKLSRIGLGVVGLWVALSATAQEQPADFIHQVPLSLSGEGPWYRLPLPLDVQLQARQTDLSDLRVFNAAGQPQAYALVRESAQNRENRILTDVKWFPLYNAADDSERAPSVRVQSNANGTLVEVQPSSRLEAGEEELRGWLLDASAIKAPLQQLILDWTSERDGFQRFTIEASDDLQHWQSWGEGQVARLTFADERVEQHEVNLPGQPARYLRLLWDSPSSAPVLTSAQLQSASRESLPLPLVWSQPLAGSSTKAGEYTWQLPMGLNIEQVQIELSQANSLAPVTLAGRRESSHPWQSMGSGLLYRLTQNGQDVLQDQLQLSGQTVQQLKLTVDERGGGLGAEAPALRFAVRPTQVVFLARGEGPYSLALGSATVKAASLPLTTLVPDYKPSRLATLGTATVSGTATSTPAAAAATTPVTVDTNWKKIGLWAVLLLSVLFLAAMAFSLLRKPPVKS; encoded by the coding sequence TTGAGTCGCAAGTTGAGTCGAATCGGGCTGGGTGTGGTCGGGTTATGGGTGGCCTTGTCGGCCACGGCCCAGGAGCAACCGGCGGACTTCATCCATCAGGTGCCATTGTCCTTGAGCGGCGAGGGGCCGTGGTATCGCCTCCCGTTGCCACTGGACGTTCAACTGCAAGCGCGGCAGACCGACCTCAGCGATCTGCGGGTCTTCAACGCGGCCGGGCAGCCTCAGGCCTACGCGTTGGTGCGTGAGTCGGCACAGAACCGGGAAAACCGCATCCTCACCGACGTGAAGTGGTTCCCGTTGTACAACGCCGCCGACGACAGCGAGCGCGCGCCTAGCGTACGTGTGCAGTCGAACGCCAATGGCACGCTGGTAGAAGTCCAGCCATCGAGTCGGCTCGAAGCGGGGGAGGAGGAGCTGCGCGGTTGGTTGCTGGATGCCAGCGCGATCAAGGCGCCGTTGCAGCAGTTGATCCTCGATTGGACCAGTGAGCGCGACGGCTTCCAACGGTTCACCATCGAAGCCAGTGACGACCTGCAGCACTGGCAATCATGGGGTGAAGGCCAGGTGGCGCGCTTGACCTTTGCCGATGAGCGGGTCGAGCAGCATGAGGTGAACCTGCCGGGACAACCGGCGCGTTATCTACGGTTGCTGTGGGATTCGCCGTCCTCGGCGCCGGTGCTGACCTCGGCCCAACTGCAAAGCGCCAGCCGTGAAAGCCTGCCGTTGCCGCTGGTCTGGTCGCAACCGTTGGCCGGTAGCTCCACGAAGGCCGGTGAATACACCTGGCAGTTGCCCATGGGGCTGAACATCGAGCAGGTGCAGATCGAGCTGAGCCAGGCCAACAGCCTGGCGCCGGTGACCCTGGCCGGGCGCCGTGAAAGCAGCCATCCATGGCAGTCGATGGGCAGTGGTTTACTGTATCGCCTGACCCAAAACGGCCAGGATGTGCTGCAAGACCAGTTGCAACTGTCCGGCCAAACCGTGCAGCAATTGAAACTGACGGTGGACGAGCGGGGCGGCGGCCTGGGCGCTGAAGCCCCGGCCCTGCGCTTTGCAGTGCGTCCGACCCAGGTGGTGTTCCTGGCGCGCGGCGAAGGGCCCTATAGCCTGGCGTTGGGCAGCGCGACGGTGAAAGCCGCCAGCTTGCCCTTGACCACGCTGGTGCCCGACTACAAACCGTCGCGCCTGGCGACGCTGGGCACGGCGACAGTCAGCGGCACGGCCACTTCGACACCGGCTGCCGCCGCCGCAACCACGCCGGTCACGGTGGATACCAACTGGAAGAAAATCGGCTTGTGGGCGGTGTTGCTGCTCAGCGTGCTGTTCCTTGCAGCGATGGCGTTCAGCTTGCTGCGCAAGCCGCCGGTCAAGAGTTGA
- a CDS encoding type II toxin-antitoxin system Phd/YefM family antitoxin produces MKLSSQIKPISYLKSHTAEIVKTITESREPLIITQNGEAKLVVMDVKSFEEQEDTMALLKLLAMGNREIEEGNFRDIEDVFTELDRADVQ; encoded by the coding sequence ATGAAGCTGTCATCCCAAATCAAACCCATCAGCTATTTGAAAAGCCACACCGCTGAAATCGTAAAGACCATCACAGAAAGTAGGGAGCCTTTGATCATCACCCAAAACGGTGAAGCCAAGCTCGTAGTCATGGATGTGAAAAGCTTCGAAGAGCAAGAAGACACCATGGCGCTGTTGAAGCTGTTGGCCATGGGCAACCGGGAAATTGAAGAAGGTAATTTTCGGGATATTGAGGATGTCTTCACTGAGCTGGACAGGGCTGACGTTCAATGA
- a CDS encoding HutD family protein, which yields MSELKVLRAADYPCMPWKNGGGSTEEITRDAGTGLEGFGWRLSIADIAESGGFSTFAGYERVISVLQGDGMSLSVDGQVTRALHPLDPFAFSGESHVYCTLLGGPIRDFNLIYAPQRYRARLQWMGGQQRFFSEAGTVLVFSAAPGLAIKIGESTVDLGLYDCLQLSGNTELLDLSTHGQCCVIELTAH from the coding sequence ATGAGTGAGTTGAAGGTTTTACGCGCTGCGGATTACCCCTGCATGCCGTGGAAAAACGGCGGTGGCAGCACCGAAGAAATCACCCGCGATGCCGGCACCGGCCTGGAAGGTTTCGGCTGGCGCTTGTCGATTGCCGATATCGCTGAGTCGGGTGGTTTTTCCACGTTCGCCGGTTACGAACGGGTCATCAGCGTCTTGCAAGGTGACGGCATGAGCCTGAGCGTCGATGGCCAGGTCACGCGAGCCCTGCATCCTCTGGACCCCTTTGCGTTCAGCGGCGAGAGCCATGTCTATTGCACGTTGCTGGGCGGACCGATTCGTGACTTCAACCTGATCTATGCGCCGCAACGTTACCGCGCACGGTTGCAATGGATGGGGGGCCAGCAGCGGTTTTTCAGCGAGGCGGGAACGGTGCTGGTGTTCAGCGCAGCCCCGGGGTTGGCGATCAAGATCGGTGAGTCCACCGTTGACCTGGGCCTCTACGACTGCTTGCAACTGAGCGGTAACACCGAGCTGCTGGACCTCTCCACCCACGGCCAATGCTGCGTGATTGAGCTGACTGCCCATTGA
- a CDS encoding class 1 fructose-bisphosphatase, whose translation MSRVTLSRYLIEQTRSNNTPADLRFLIEVVARACKEISHAVSKGALGGVLGSMGTENVQGEVQKKLDVISNEILLEANEWGGHLAGMASEEMDNAYQIPGKYPKGAYLLVFDPLDGSSNIDINAPVGTIFSVLRCPNEYLSQNEALNEKAFLQPGTEQVAAGYAIYGPQTMLVLTLGDGVKGFTLDREMGSFVLTHEDITIPETTQEFAINMSNQRHWEAPVQRYVNELLAGEEGPLKKNYNMRWVAAMVADVHRILTRGGLFMYPRDSREPSKPGKLRLMYEANPMSFLVEQAGGASTDGHQRILDIQPEGLHQRVAVFLGSKEEVARATAYHKE comes from the coding sequence ATGTCCCGCGTTACCTTGAGTCGCTATTTGATTGAGCAGACCCGTAGCAACAACACCCCTGCCGATCTGCGCTTTTTGATCGAAGTGGTGGCGCGTGCATGCAAGGAGATCAGCCACGCCGTGTCCAAAGGCGCCCTGGGTGGTGTCCTGGGCAGCATGGGTACTGAGAACGTGCAGGGCGAAGTGCAGAAGAAGCTCGACGTGATTTCCAACGAAATCCTGCTCGAAGCCAACGAATGGGGCGGTCACCTGGCCGGCATGGCGTCCGAGGAAATGGACAATGCCTACCAGATTCCGGGTAAATACCCCAAGGGTGCCTACCTGCTGGTATTCGACCCACTGGACGGTTCGTCGAACATCGATATCAACGCGCCGGTCGGTACCATCTTCTCGGTACTGCGTTGCCCGAACGAATACCTGAGCCAGAACGAAGCCTTGAATGAAAAGGCCTTCCTGCAGCCAGGCACCGAGCAGGTCGCCGCCGGTTATGCCATCTACGGTCCTCAGACCATGCTGGTGCTGACCCTGGGCGACGGCGTCAAAGGCTTCACCCTGGATCGTGAGATGGGCAGCTTCGTCCTGACCCACGAAGACATCACCATTCCTGAAACCACCCAGGAATTCGCCATCAACATGTCCAACCAGCGTCACTGGGAAGCCCCGGTTCAACGCTACGTCAACGAATTGCTGGCTGGCGAAGAAGGCCCGCTGAAAAAGAACTACAACATGCGCTGGGTCGCCGCGATGGTGGCCGACGTGCACCGTATCCTGACCCGTGGCGGTCTGTTCATGTACCCGCGCGACAGCCGCGAACCGTCCAAGCCGGGCAAGCTGCGCCTGATGTACGAAGCCAACCCGATGTCGTTCCTGGTTGAGCAGGCCGGCGGCGCTTCCACCGACGGTCACCAACGCATCCTCGACATCCAGCCTGAAGGCCTGCACCAGCGTGTGGCGGTATTCCTCGGTTCCAAGGAAGAAGTCGCCCGCGCCACGGCCTACCACAAGGAATAA
- the hutU gene encoding urocanate hydratase, protein MTDATRKPEKYRDVVIRAPRGNTLTAKSWLTEAPLRMLMNNLDPEVAENPKELVVYGGIGRAARNWECYDKIVESLTNLNDDETLLVQSGKPVGVFKTHSNAPRVLIANSNLVPHWATWEHFNELDAKGLAMYGQMTAGSWIYIGSQGIVQGTYETFVEAGRQHYDNNLKGRWVLTAGLGGMGGAQPLAATLAGACSLNIECQQVSIDFRLKTRYVDEQATDLDDALARIEKYTAEGKAISIALCGNAAEILPEMVRRGVRPDMVTDQTSAHDPLNGYLPAGWTWDEYRARAKSEPAAVVKAAKQSMAVHVKAMLAFQTMGVPTFDYGNNIRQMAQEEGVENAFDFPGFVPAYIRPLFCRGIGPFRWAALSGDPQDIYKTDAKVKELIPDDAHLHNWLDMARERISFQGLPARICWVGLGQRAKLGLAFNEMVRSGELSAPIVIGRDHLDSGSVASPNRETESMQDGSDAVSDWPLLNALLNTASGATWVSLHHGGGVGMGFSQHSGMVIVCDGTDEAAERIARVLHNDPGTGVMRHADAGYQIAIDCAKEQGLNLPMITGE, encoded by the coding sequence GTGACCGACGCTACCCGCAAACCCGAAAAATACCGTGATGTTGTCATTCGCGCGCCCCGCGGTAACACGCTGACCGCCAAGAGTTGGCTGACTGAAGCGCCGCTGCGCATGTTGATGAACAACCTCGATCCGGAAGTGGCCGAGAACCCCAAGGAGCTGGTGGTGTACGGTGGCATCGGCCGTGCGGCGCGTAACTGGGAGTGCTACGACAAGATCGTCGAAAGCCTCACCAACCTGAATGACGACGAGACCCTGCTGGTGCAATCCGGCAAGCCAGTCGGCGTGTTCAAGACCCACTCCAACGCTCCGCGCGTGCTGATCGCCAACTCCAACCTGGTGCCCCACTGGGCCACCTGGGAACACTTCAACGAACTGGATGCCAAGGGCCTGGCCATGTACGGCCAGATGACCGCCGGCAGCTGGATCTACATCGGCAGCCAGGGCATCGTCCAAGGCACCTATGAAACCTTCGTCGAAGCCGGCCGCCAGCACTACGACAACAATCTCAAGGGCCGCTGGGTCCTGACCGCCGGCCTCGGCGGCATGGGTGGCGCCCAGCCGCTGGCTGCGACCCTGGCCGGTGCCTGCTCGCTGAACATCGAGTGCCAACAGGTGAGCATCGATTTCCGTCTCAAGACCCGCTACGTCGACGAGCAGGCCACTGACCTGGACGACGCCCTGGCCCGTATCGAGAAATACACCGCCGAAGGCAAGGCCATTTCCATAGCGCTGTGTGGCAACGCCGCCGAAATCCTCCCGGAAATGGTCCGTCGTGGCGTGCGCCCGGACATGGTCACCGACCAGACCAGCGCCCACGACCCGCTCAACGGTTACCTGCCGGCCGGCTGGACCTGGGACGAATACCGTGCCCGTGCCAAGTCCGAACCGGCTGCCGTGGTGAAGGCCGCCAAGCAATCGATGGCCGTCCACGTGAAAGCCATGCTGGCCTTCCAGACAATGGGCGTGCCGACCTTCGACTACGGTAACAACATCCGGCAGATGGCCCAAGAAGAGGGTGTCGAAAATGCCTTCGATTTTCCAGGGTTCGTACCGGCGTATATCCGTCCGCTGTTCTGCCGCGGCATCGGTCCGTTCCGCTGGGCCGCGCTGTCGGGTGACCCGCAGGACATCTACAAGACCGACGCCAAGGTCAAGGAACTGATCCCCGACGACGCCCACCTGCACAACTGGCTGGACATGGCCCGCGAGCGCATCAGCTTCCAGGGTCTGCCGGCGCGGATCTGCTGGGTCGGCCTGGGCCAGCGCGCCAAGCTCGGCCTGGCCTTCAACGAAATGGTGCGCAGCGGCGAATTGTCGGCGCCTATCGTGATCGGCCGCGACCACCTGGACTCCGGTTCCGTGGCCAGCCCCAACCGTGAAACCGAATCCATGCAGGACGGTTCCGATGCCGTCTCCGACTGGCCGCTGCTCAACGCCTTGCTCAACACCGCCAGTGGCGCGACCTGGGTTTCGCTGCACCACGGTGGCGGCGTCGGCATGGGCTTCTCCCAGCATTCGGGCATGGTGATTGTTTGCGACGGCACCGACGAGGCGGCCGAGCGGATCGCTCGCGTGCTGCATAACGATCCGGGCACTGGCGTGATGCGTCATGCCGATGCGGGTTACCAGATCGCAATTGATTGCGCGAAAGAGCAGGGGCTGAACCTACCGATGATTACCGGCGAGTAA
- a CDS encoding methyl-accepting chemotaxis protein, which yields MTRNMKFSHKILLAAALVVAVAFACFILFNDYRQRQSLHTSTEISMQELGSLTSRNIQTWIEGRTQLLQSLAQQIAVDGSSADSLKRAVGLPAYTGNFQLSYFGGTDGVMFSVPAGNRAADYDPRARGWYKAANSAQQAIVTEPYIAASSGKLVITVATPVQHQGQMIGVAGADIDLSSVSAIINSLNFGGHGHAFIVSADGKILIHPDSKRVLKTLSEAYPDGALQISPGMKEVELDGKVQFISFTQVNGVPGANWYVALVLDKDTALAMLSEFRTSALIAMAIAVVFIIALLGMLIRVLMQPLLTMGRAMHDIAEGEGDLTRRLVIHGHDEFGALGTSFNRFVERIHTSIREVASATGQVNEVALRVVSASNSSMFNSDQQASRTSSVAAAINQLGAAAQEIAQNAALASQHSSDARSLAEDGQHVVDKTIAAMQQLSAKISDSCGNIEVLNSNTVNIGQILEVITSISQQTNLLALNAAIEAARAGEAGRGFAVVADEVRNLAHRTQDSAQQVQKMIEELQVGAREAVLTMTDSQRQSESSVGIANQAGERLGSVTQRIGEIDGMNQSVATATEEQTAVVESINVDITEINTLNQEGVENLQATLRACADLEQQAARLKQLVGSFRI from the coding sequence ATGACCAGAAACATGAAATTCAGCCACAAAATCCTGTTGGCTGCAGCGCTCGTGGTAGCCGTTGCATTCGCCTGTTTCATCCTGTTCAACGACTATCGTCAGCGCCAGAGCCTGCACACCAGTACCGAAATTTCCATGCAAGAGCTCGGCAGCCTGACCAGCCGCAACATTCAGACGTGGATCGAAGGCCGCACCCAACTGTTGCAATCGCTGGCCCAGCAGATCGCCGTAGACGGCAGCAGTGCCGACAGCCTCAAACGCGCGGTGGGCCTGCCGGCGTACACCGGCAACTTCCAACTCAGCTACTTCGGCGGCACTGACGGTGTGATGTTCTCGGTACCGGCCGGTAATCGCGCCGCCGATTACGATCCGCGCGCCCGCGGCTGGTACAAGGCCGCCAACAGTGCACAACAAGCCATCGTCACCGAACCCTACATCGCCGCTTCGTCGGGCAAGCTGGTGATTACCGTCGCCACGCCGGTCCAGCACCAGGGTCAGATGATCGGCGTGGCCGGTGCGGACATCGACCTGTCAAGCGTCAGCGCCATCATCAACTCGCTGAACTTCGGCGGTCACGGCCACGCGTTCATCGTCAGCGCCGACGGCAAGATCCTGATCCACCCAGACAGCAAGCGCGTGCTCAAGACATTGTCCGAGGCCTACCCCGACGGCGCGCTGCAAATCAGCCCGGGCATGAAAGAAGTTGAGCTCGACGGCAAGGTCCAATTCATCTCCTTCACGCAGGTCAATGGCGTGCCGGGAGCCAACTGGTATGTCGCGCTGGTGCTCGACAAAGACACCGCCCTGGCGATGCTCAGCGAGTTCCGTACCTCGGCACTGATCGCCATGGCCATTGCCGTGGTATTCATCATCGCCCTGCTGGGCATGTTGATCCGCGTGCTGATGCAACCGCTGCTGACCATGGGCCGCGCCATGCATGACATCGCCGAAGGCGAAGGTGACCTGACCCGACGCCTGGTCATCCACGGCCACGATGAGTTTGGCGCACTGGGCACCTCCTTCAACCGTTTTGTCGAGCGCATCCATACGTCGATCCGCGAAGTGGCCTCGGCCACCGGCCAGGTCAACGAAGTCGCCCTACGCGTGGTCAGCGCCTCCAACTCGTCGATGTTCAATTCCGACCAGCAGGCTTCGCGCACCAGCAGCGTCGCCGCGGCCATCAATCAACTCGGCGCCGCCGCCCAGGAAATCGCCCAGAACGCCGCCCTCGCCTCGCAGCATTCCAGCGATGCCCGCAGCCTGGCCGAAGACGGTCAGCACGTGGTGGATAAAACCATCGCAGCCATGCAGCAGCTGTCGGCCAAGATCAGCGACTCGTGCGGCAACATCGAAGTCCTCAACAGCAATACGGTGAACATCGGCCAGATTCTCGAGGTGATCACCAGTATTTCCCAGCAGACCAACCTGCTCGCCCTGAACGCCGCCATCGAAGCCGCCCGGGCCGGTGAGGCCGGGCGCGGCTTCGCGGTGGTGGCCGATGAAGTGCGCAACCTGGCCCACCGCACCCAGGATTCGGCGCAGCAAGTGCAGAAGATGATCGAAGAGCTGCAAGTCGGCGCACGGGAAGCGGTGCTGACCATGACCGACAGCCAGCGCCAGAGCGAAAGCAGCGTCGGCATCGCCAACCAGGCCGGCGAACGTCTGGGCAGCGTGACCCAGCGCATCGGTGAAATCGATGGCATGAACCAATCCGTGGCCACCGCCACCGAAGAACAAACCGCCGTGGTGGAGTCGATCAACGTCGACATCACCGAAATCAACACGCTGAACCAGGAAGGCGTGGAAAACCTGCAAGCCACCTTGCGCGCCTGTGCCGACTTGGAGCAGCAAGCGGCGCGGTTGAAGCAGTTGGTGGGTAGCTTTCGGATCTAG
- a CDS encoding type II toxin-antitoxin system RelE/ParE family toxin, which yields MSLKVVILQPAETDLKELRVYLIERFSSQTWQNTYASLKAAIRHLATLPYAGSIPEEIERLNLGQYRQILSAMNRIIYEVRGQTVYIHIIVDSRKSLPALLMKRLLRSEQ from the coding sequence ATGAGCTTAAAGGTTGTCATCCTTCAACCGGCTGAAACAGATCTTAAAGAGCTCCGCGTTTATTTGATCGAGCGGTTTTCTTCTCAAACATGGCAAAACACCTATGCCAGTCTGAAAGCAGCGATCCGTCATCTGGCAACACTGCCTTATGCAGGATCAATCCCGGAAGAAATCGAAAGGCTTAATCTCGGTCAATATCGACAGATCCTTTCAGCAATGAATAGGATCATTTATGAAGTGCGAGGCCAGACGGTCTACATCCACATCATCGTCGACAGCCGCAAGAGCTTGCCCGCGCTGCTAATGAAACGCTTGCTTCGAAGCGAGCAATAG